One region of Carya illinoinensis cultivar Pawnee chromosome 8, C.illinoinensisPawnee_v1, whole genome shotgun sequence genomic DNA includes:
- the LOC122318939 gene encoding probable E3 ubiquitin-protein ligase BAH1-like 1 produces MKFCKKYQEYIYMQGQKEKIPWLGLKQLKKILKKCRSDLQSENGINGVHDNQTCPDHCPVCDGTFFPSLLKEMSAVVGCFNERAQKLLELNLASDFRRYLIWFKGKLQNNHGTLIQEGKDLVTYALINAIAIRKILKKYDKIHYSKQGQAFKSQAQSMHIEILQSPWLCELMAFHINLRKNKVETSRALALFEGCDLTFNDGKPSLNCELFDSVKVDIDLTCSICLDTVFDVVSLTCGHIFCFVCACSAAAVNIVDGLKTAKPNAKCPLCREAGVYEGAVHLDELNILLSRSCSEYWEEQLQSERAERIRQTKEHWENHCRAFMGV; encoded by the exons ATGAAGTTTTGCAAAAAGTATCAGGAGTACATCTACATGCAAggccaaaaggaaaaaataccTTGGCTCGGCTTGAAGCAGCTAAAGAAGATATTGAAGAAGTGCCGGAGCGATCTCCAGTCTGAGAACGGGATTAATGGTGTCCATGACAACCAAACATGCCCTGACCATTGCCCTG TCTGCGATGGAACCttctttccttctcttctcAAGGAAATGTCTGCAGTAGTAGGTTGCTTCAATGAGCGTGCGCAGAAATTGCTTGAGCTAAATCTTGCTTCTGACTTTCGGAGGTACTTAATCTGGTTCAAAGGCAAGCTACAAAACAACCATGGTACCTTAATCCAAGAAGGAAAGGACCTTGTTACTTATGCACTGATCAACGCCATTGCAATTAGAAAAATTCTGAAGAAATATGATAAG ATTCATTACTCTAAGCAAGGTCAGGCATTCAAATCACAAGCGCAAAGCATGCATATTGAAATTCTTCAGAGTCCCTGGCTCTGTGAGCTCATGGCTTTCCACATCAATTTAAGGAAAAACAAAGTGGAAACTAGCAGGGCACTGGCATTGTTTGAGGGCTGTGACCTCACATTCAATGATGGCAAACCATCACTTAATTGTGAGCTTTTTGATTCTGTCAAAGTTGATATCGACTTGACTTGTTCAATATGCTTG GATACAGTCTTTGATGTGGTTTCCCTCACTTGTGGCCATATATTCTGCTTCGTGTGCGCTTGCTCAGCTGCAGCAGTGAACATTGTCGACGGACTAAAGACAGCAAAGCCTAACGCCAAATGCCCTCTTTGCCGAGAA GCTGGAGTTTATGAAGGTGCTGTACATTTGGACGAACTTAATATTCTGTTAAGCCGCAG CTGCAGTGAATACTGGGAGGAGCAGCTTCAGTCAGAAAGAGCAGAGAGGATTCGACAAACAAAAGAGCACTGGGAGAATCATTGTCGGGCGTTTATGGGTGTCTAA
- the LOC122274415 gene encoding uncharacterized protein LOC122274415, which translates to MSGAKVFPLRNLSIRGVFGKLGEPEKPEGGERDVGGSRRRYKKSKLKVRVGLPRKNPNVCKPAFSLPPKLRSLLPQDPNWDGKASVIQNYKSFGVVSNPNYLGVRSRTSHIIETESLQVPHPSLEPEAAPTDYDPIASDLKSALGKQRSDGKSAPPQPLTAMQRLHIGQLIEKYGDDYERMFMDTKLNSTQHSVASLEKLCKRYHMHKDRNPIMVSS; encoded by the exons ATGTCTGGAGCAAAAGTTTTTCCACTAAGAAACCTCTCTATCAGGGGTGTATTTGGAAAGTTGGGAGAG CCAGAGAAGCCAGAGggtggagagagagatgtgGGAGGGTCACGAAGAAGATACAAGAAGTCGAAACTGAAGGTGAGGGTGGGCctaccaaggaaaaaccctaacGTATGCAAGCCGGCGTTCTCCCTTCCTCCGAAGCTCCGCTCCTTGCTTCCGCAAGACCCCAACTGGGACGGCAAGGCCAGCGTCATCCAAAATTACAAGTCCTTCGGCGTCGTATCCAATCCCAACTATCTCGGCGTCCGATCCCGCACCTCTCACATCATCGAAACCGAATCTCTCCAGGTCCCCCACCCGTCCCTTGAACCCGAAGCCGCCCCCACGGACTACGACCCTATCGCCTCTG ATTTGAAATCAGCACTGGGAAAGCAGCGAAGTGATGGAAAATCTGCACCACCACAACCATTGACCGCAATGCAGCGTCTTCATATTGGCCAGTTGATTGAGAAATATGGAGATGATTATGAG AGAATGTTCATGGATACAAAGCTAAATTCCACGCAACATTCAGTTGCATCTCTGGAGAAACTTTGTAAAAGGTATCACATGCATAAAGATAGGAATCCCATAATGGTTTCCAGTTGA
- the LOC122274416 gene encoding uncharacterized protein LOC122274416, whose product MTPSSAWSAPPPAFFKANWDGAIDKDNSKVGIGVIVRDSEGLVMASLCSSITLNFDPSLGEAVAALKATILCAELGLTHIVLEGDALSVVQAVQNEEENWSAFGMVVRDVKSMLSKVWVWSIHHTPRELNVIAHILTKYALTCSEDCCILLEDYPPYIQHLL is encoded by the coding sequence ATGACACCTAGTTCTGCATGGTCTGCTCCTCCACCAGCCTTCTTCAAAGCCAACTGGGATGGAGCTATTGATAAAGATAATTCTAAAGTTGGAATTGGGGTGATTGTAAGAGATTCGGAGGGCTTGGTTATGGCCTCTCTATGTTCCTCTATTACACTAAATTTTGATCCTTCGCTTGGGGAAGCGGTAGCAGCCTTGAAAGCAACTATCTTGTGTGCTGAACTGGGTTTAACTCATATTGTACTAGAAGGTGATGCTCTCAGTGTAGTTCAGGCTGtccaaaatgaagaagaaaattggaGCGCTTTTGGTATGGTAGTTAGAGATGTCAAGTCCATGTTGTCAAAGGTTTGGGTGTGGTCAATTCATCATACTCCTAGGGAGTTAAATGTAATTGCCCATATTCTAACAAAGTATGCTCTTACTTGTTCAGAGGATTGTTGTATCCTTCTGGAGGATTACCCTCCATATATCCAGCATTTACTCTAA